In the genome of Dermacentor andersoni chromosome 3, qqDerAnde1_hic_scaffold, whole genome shotgun sequence, one region contains:
- the LOC126525046 gene encoding uncharacterized protein, producing MPAVSHQVRLLLLLKMLLLVLLLKRRRERRQRRRLWMRTVSAARRHGFYRTAMLHKRQGDHGFFYKYFRMTPQLFDRLLSFVAADLTRLQLNSEPLEPGERLAITLSYLATGHDICRIARAYRVGLETARQCIHVTCQAIWARLKDRFMRTPTQDDWKKIADGFSTRWQFPYCLGAVDGRHVAITCPPMSGSDYVNYKGKYSIVLMAVVDSTCKYVLIDVGAEGRPSDGDMFRNSSFGKALISGDLGVSSLGLLPGTATAVPHVFVGDRVFQLRKDFMRPFPTRYLKDEQNVFNYRVSRVRRCAENAFGLTAARWRILLRTINLLPTEVDFVVKAACVLHNFLTVLNPQSDRYTDQEDGFGNVVAGPWRQGIEAAPGDDRVPQFFPLEATHSRNFDGEAARARNLFTAYFCSEAGEIPCQWHQPDVSKEVALKRLHDRPELYQMK from the exons ATGCCTGCAGTCTCGCATCAGGTGAGGCTTTTGCTATTGCTGAAGATGCTACTGCTCGTCCTTTTACTGAAGAGGAGGCGAGAGCGACGGCAGCGGCGACGTTTGTGGATGCGAACTGTGTCTGCGGCACGAAGGCATGGATTTTACCGCACAGCT ATGCTCCACAAGCGGCAAGGAGATCATGGATTCTTTTACAAGTACTTCAGAATGACGCCGCAGCTTTTTGATAGGCTCTTAAGCTTTGTTGCTGCCGACCTGACCCGGCTACAACTCAACAGTGAGCCCCTGGAGCCTGGAGAGAGACTGGCAATAACTTTGAG TTACCTGGCAACAGGGCACGACATATGCCGCATAGCACGGGCATATCGTGTAGGCCTTGAAACTGCCAGGCAGTGCATACATGTCACATGTCAAGCTATATGGGCACGCCTCAAGGATCGTTTCATGAGA ACACCAACCCAAGATGACTGGAAGAAGATTGCCGATGGATTTTCTACACGGTGGCAATTCCCCTACTGCCTGGGGGCTGTTGATGGAAGACATGTGGCAATCACATGCCCTCCGATGTCTGGAAGCGACTACGTCAACTACAAG GGAAAATACTCAATTGTCCTCATGGCTGTCGTGGACAGCACCTGCAAATATGTCCTTATCGATGTGGGCGCCGAAGGCCGCCCGAGTGATGGGGACATGTTTAGGAACTCAAGTTTTGGCAAGGCCCTCATCAGTGGAGACCTTGGCGTATCCTCACTTGGCCTGCTCCCTGGGACTGCTACAGCTGTGCCCCACGTCTTCGTAGGGGACAGAGTGTTTCAGTTGAGGAAAGACTTCATGCGCCCGTTTCCAACAAGATACCTTAAGGATGAGCAAAATGTCTTTAACTACAGGGTGAGCCGAGTAAG GCGGTGCGCTGAAAACGCATTCGGCCTCACAGCAGCGAGGTGGCGGATCCTTCTGCGGACGATAAATTTGCTCCCCACAGAGGTGGACTTTGTTGTCAAGGCTGCCTGTGTCTTGCACAACTTCCTAACCGTCCTCAACCCACAGTCTGACAGATACACAGACCAAGAGGATGGGTTTGGTAATGTTGTAGCGGGACCCTGGCGTCAAGGCATCGAAGCTGCGCCGGGGGATGACAGAGTGCCGCAATTTTTCCCCCTTGAAGCAACGCATTCAAGGAACTTTGACGGTGAAGCTGCACGTGCTAGGAACcttttcacagcctacttttgCAGCGAAGCGGGTGAAATTCCCTGCCAGTGGCACCAGCCAGATGTTTCAAAAGAAGTTGCTTTGAAGCGTCTGCACGACCGTCCAGAATTATACCAGATGAAATGA
- the LOC129383181 gene encoding synaptic plasticity regulator PANTS encodes MAARTSSLHSETANVAPENVEGVPRNAWMVRPCEWYSEELSDCKSIRGRFHQYFIDGTTLDCSQWRKDFDNCMLWRKKKDIGALNAVVKSEEKRKHDRLKASRDNDVWQLRSEPPEDWNAPVPDWMAKKFEQSYIALTAKNEQEGKSSCCIS; translated from the exons ATGGCGGCTCGCACAAGCTCCTTGCATTCCGAAACTGCAAATGTAGCGCCGGAGAATGTTGAAGGCGTCCCCCGTAATGCCTGGATG GTGAGGCCATGCGAGTGGTACAGCGAGGAGCTTTCAGACTGCAAAA GTATTAGAGGACGGTTCCATCAGTACTTCATCGACGGCACCACACTAGACTGCAGTCAGTGGCGAAAAGACTTTGACAACTGTATGCTTTGGAGAAAAAAGAAGGACATCGGTGCCCTA AATGCTGTGGTGAAGAGTGAAGAGAAGCGGAAGCATGACCGTCTAAAAGCCAGTCGAGACAACGACGTCTGGCAGCTGAGGTCTGAGCCTCCCGAAGACTGGAATGCACCTGTGCCTGACTGGATGGCGAAGAAGTTTGAGCAGAGTTATATTGCTCTGACTGCAAAGAACGAGCAAGAAGGCAAGAGTTCCTGCTGCATCTCGTGA